GTTTCTTTTTACCAAGGCAGTAAAGTGAGAATAGAAAGCGACAAGCCTGTGGCTTTTAATATTGATGGAGAGATTACGAAGGGAAAGATAGCAGAATTTAAAATAATAAAAAACGGAATTAAAATTATTTATCCATAACAAAGAGCAGAAATTAATTCTGCTCTTATATTTACAATTATTTGTCATAAAATGCATTAGACTTTTTATATAATTTAAAGTAAAATAATAATGCTGCTTACGAGCAGATAAATAAAAATGTAGTATTTATATATAAGGATTATATAGTTGGGAGGTTAGGTGATTGAGCTTTTATTCGCTTTTTTCAATAGCAATTGCACTGTCCTTAGACGCTTTTGGTGTTGCAGTTTGCATAGGCTTAAATAACCAAGTAAGAAGGAATAATAAATATTTATTTGCATTATCATTTGGGTTTTTTCAGTTTTTATTTTCATTAATAGGAGCTTATGCAGGTTTTTTATTTAATACATATATAGCCAGTATGCCTGAAGTTGTTGGCGGCATTGTTATAGCTCTTGTAGGAGCTATGATGATAAAAGAAGGTTATGAAAACCAGGGTGAATGTCCTCTTATTAAGCCAAGCATGTATTTTGTTTTAGGTATGTCTGTAAGCATTGATGCAATGGTGGTTGGGTTTACAGCTTTTCACGATATTGCAAGTATGGCCGCTAGACTTAGTGATACCATATTCATAGGAGTTGTAACCTTGGTAATGTCTTTAGGAGCATTTTTCCTATCTAGATATTTAAAGAGAATTGATTATATAGGAAAATATGCGGATTACTTAGGGGGAGTAATACTTGTATTGTTTGGATTAAAAATGATACTTCTATAAAGCATAAATACATATGTGATAAAAGTTAGGTATAACAGCCTAACTTTTATTTTTAGTTTATATTTATAGTTTTTATGGCAATGCTATATTATATACTCTTTTAGCAAAGGAGTGAGATATTTTGCTTGGAGAAATTTTTATTTTAGTGATACTTATAGGAATTAATGCTTTTTTTGCTGCTGCAGAAATAAGTATTATTTCTTTAAGAGAAATAACTTTAGAGAAAAAGGCTAATGAAGGTGATAAGAAAGCAGAGCAGCTATTGAACATTATTAAAGAACCAAGTAAGTTTTTATCCACAATACAAGTAGGAGTAACACTAGCAAGTTTTTTTACATCAGCCTCAGCTGCAGTTGGCTTATCAAAAGTATTGGAAGATTCCCTACGAGTTTCAAGTATTAGCTTTTTAGTTAAATTTGCTCATACCATATCTTTTGTTTTTATTACTATATTTATATCTTTTTTATCCTTGCTTTTCGGAGAACTAATACCCAAAAGGCTTGCTCTTAGAAGGTCAGAAAAAATTGCCTCAATGGCAGTTGGAGTAATTAGAGTTATAGATAGGATAGCTATGCCTTTAGTATGGGCTTTAACGAAAGCAACAAATTTTTTTGTAAACCTAATTTATGGCTCTGAAAGTGAACATGAAGATCAAATCACTGAAGAAGAAATTAGAATGATGATTAATGTTGGTGAAGAGCGAGGGATATTTAGAAAAACTGAAACGGATATGATAAACAGTATATTCCAATTTGATGATACTACTGTAAGCGATGTTATGACACCAAGACCTGATATGGTAATGCTTTCACTTGATAGTGGTTTTGAGGAAACTTTAAAGGTGATTATAGATGAGAAGTATTCCAGAATACCGGTATATGAAGATAACATCGACAATGTAGCTGGTGTTTTATATACAAAAGATATAATAGATTATATGGCTTTTAACAGTGAACAGGAGGAATTTAAACTTTCTGATTTTATTAAGGAACCTTATTTTGTTACTGAATATATGAAAATAGATATGCTGCTTAAGGAAATGCAAAAGAGGAGTACACATATAGGAATAGTTATTGACGAATATGGCACTACAGCTGGACTTATAACTATAGAAGATATGCTGGAAGAGATAGTAGGCAACATTTATGACGAGTATGATGAGATGGAAGAGGAAATAGCAATAAAGGGAGAGAACGAATTTGAAATAGATGGTGGAATTAATATGACAGAACTTAATGATCTGCTAGATACAAATTATTCTGAAAACTATGATACCGTAAGCGGACTTCTGCTTGATTCTTTTGGCAGATTTCCTAAAAAAGGTGAGAGTATTCTAATTGAGGATAATGTATTTACGGTTTTAGAAGTTGAAAACAGAAGGATTAAAAAAATACTTGTAAAAAAGAATAGCTAGGTAAAGATATAAAATGCTTAGAGATTTATAAAGAATGTGTTATAATGTTACCATAATTGTTTGTGTGGTGATATGATGGAACTTGAAGCTTATCTTAAAAAATGTAACATTAAAGTAACAAAAGGAAGATTAAATATACTAGAAATACTTTTAAACAGTGAAGATGCGGTAAGTGTTGATTATATATATGAACAATGCAAAAGCAGGGGCTTATCTATAGATTTGTCCACAGTTTATAGAACTATGGAGATTCTAGAGAGCAAAGGTATTATAGATAAATTTAATCTTGGAGAAGGTAAGTTTAATTATAGAATCAAAAAGGAAGTTCATAAGCATACTTTAGAGTGCAGTTTATGCCATAAAGAGGTGGAGATAGACTGTCCTATGGTACAGATAGAGCAGATAATAAAAAATAGAACTGGCTTTACTCTTATGGAACATGATTTGAAGATTAAAGGTATTTGTGAGGATTGCAAAAAACATAAATAAAGAAATGGGTTGGCATGTTAAATACCAACCCATTTCTTATTTTAATAAAGATGATTTGCTTCCCTTAAAAACTAAGACCAATATAAGAACGACTACAGACACAAGAGCAATAGTACCTCCAGGTGCACTGTTTATATAATAGGAAGAAACAAGTCCTGTAATAATGTCAATTAATCCAAACAAAATAGAAAACATCAAGGTCTTCTTAAAACCTAAATTAAGCTGGAGAGCAGTTGCAACAGGGATAACAATCATAGAGGATATAACCAGTATTCCCATTATTCTTATAGAAACGGCTATGGTTGCTCCAACTAGGAGTGTAAATAAATAATTTATGAGCTTAACATTTATTCCTGAGGTGTAAGCTCCTTCTTCATCAAAAGTTATATATACAAGTTTGTTATATAAAAATAACAAGACAACTATTGAAATTATACTCAATATAGCTATTATATATAAGTCTTTCCTAGTCACTGTTAGTATACTTCCAAACAAATATGTATTCACATTTGCTGTTGATTTTCCTGTGCTGATTAAAATGATAGCAAGGCCTACGCTAAATGTAAGTATAATTGACATAACAAGCTCAGCGTATTTTTTATAATAGTTTCTCAAAAATTCGATTAAAAGCCCGCAAATTGAAGTGAATATAAATGCGCTCAGAAGCGGGTTAAAACCAAAAATTAGTCCAACAGCGATTCCTGCCAAGGACGAGTGAGACAGGGTGTCACCCATCATGGAATATCTCCTAAGCACAAGAAAAACTCCAACGGTTGGGCATAGTATGGAAATCAAAATGCCTGCTATTAAAGCATTTTGCATAAAG
The genomic region above belongs to Clostridium swellfunianum and contains:
- a CDS encoding manganese efflux pump MntP, coding for MSFYSLFSIAIALSLDAFGVAVCIGLNNQVRRNNKYLFALSFGFFQFLFSLIGAYAGFLFNTYIASMPEVVGGIVIALVGAMMIKEGYENQGECPLIKPSMYFVLGMSVSIDAMVVGFTAFHDIASMAARLSDTIFIGVVTLVMSLGAFFLSRYLKRIDYIGKYADYLGGVILVLFGLKMILL
- a CDS encoding hemolysin family protein translates to MLGEIFILVILIGINAFFAAAEISIISLREITLEKKANEGDKKAEQLLNIIKEPSKFLSTIQVGVTLASFFTSASAAVGLSKVLEDSLRVSSISFLVKFAHTISFVFITIFISFLSLLFGELIPKRLALRRSEKIASMAVGVIRVIDRIAMPLVWALTKATNFFVNLIYGSESEHEDQITEEEIRMMINVGEERGIFRKTETDMINSIFQFDDTTVSDVMTPRPDMVMLSLDSGFEETLKVIIDEKYSRIPVYEDNIDNVAGVLYTKDIIDYMAFNSEQEEFKLSDFIKEPYFVTEYMKIDMLLKEMQKRSTHIGIVIDEYGTTAGLITIEDMLEEIVGNIYDEYDEMEEEIAIKGENEFEIDGGINMTELNDLLDTNYSENYDTVSGLLLDSFGRFPKKGESILIEDNVFTVLEVENRRIKKILVKKNS
- a CDS encoding Fur family transcriptional regulator; the encoded protein is MELEAYLKKCNIKVTKGRLNILEILLNSEDAVSVDYIYEQCKSRGLSIDLSTVYRTMEILESKGIIDKFNLGEGKFNYRIKKEVHKHTLECSLCHKEVEIDCPMVQIEQIIKNRTGFTLMEHDLKIKGICEDCKKHK
- a CDS encoding metal ABC transporter permease; the encoded protein is MLEYSFMQNALIAGILISILCPTVGVFLVLRRYSMMGDTLSHSSLAGIAVGLIFGFNPLLSAFIFTSICGLLIEFLRNYYKKYAELVMSIILTFSVGLAIILISTGKSTANVNTYLFGSILTVTRKDLYIIAILSIISIVVLLFLYNKLVYITFDEEGAYTSGINVKLINYLFTLLVGATIAVSIRIMGILVISSMIVIPVATALQLNLGFKKTLMFSILFGLIDIITGLVSSYYINSAPGGTIALVSVVVLILVLVFKGSKSSLLK